The following coding sequences are from one Leptolyngbyaceae cyanobacterium window:
- a CDS encoding ChaB family protein codes for MPYQKLADLPDAVKDRLPKHAQEIFMASFNSACEEYDEEETAFKVAWSAVKHKYEKGEDGNWHKKPE; via the coding sequence ATGCCTTATCAAAAACTGGCAGATTTACCAGATGCCGTCAAAGATCGCCTACCCAAACACGCCCAAGAAATCTTTATGGCATCCTTTAACAGCGCTTGTGAAGAGTACGACGAGGAAGAAACAGCTTTTAAAGTGGCATGGAGTGCTGTAAAGCACAAATATGAAAAAGGCGAGGATGGCAACTGGCACAAAAAGCCAGAATAA
- the lhgO gene encoding L-2-hydroxyglutarate oxidase: protein MYDFAIIGGGIVGLSTGMAISQRYPKARIAVLEKENSWAYHQTGHNSGVIHSGIYYKPGSLKAKLSHTGNSSIVKFCQQYGINYEVCGKVIVATAKKELPLLENLYQRGLANGLNISKLRAEEVKEIEPHVSCLAGIKVPTTGIVDYRQVCQKYAEIIQLQGGELLLGTKVEKIVPTDRGLILETNKGNFESKFTINCAGLYSDRITKLSGVNPEAKIIPFRGEYYELIPEKRYLVKNLIYPVPNPDFPFLGVHFTRMIDGSVHAGPNAVLSFKREGYKKTDFDLKDFAEIITYPGLWKLAAKYYSEGIQEIIRSFSKTIFVQSLQKLIPEVQANDLIPTHAGVRAQALKDDGLLVDDFLIVKGQNIINVCNAPSPAATASIEIGKAITEQLDC, encoded by the coding sequence ATGTATGATTTTGCAATTATTGGCGGCGGAATAGTTGGTTTATCTACTGGAATGGCAATTAGCCAACGTTATCCCAAAGCACGGATTGCCGTTCTAGAAAAAGAAAATAGCTGGGCTTATCACCAAACTGGTCATAATAGCGGTGTAATTCATTCCGGAATTTACTATAAACCAGGAAGTCTAAAAGCTAAACTTTCTCATACAGGTAACAGTTCAATAGTAAAATTTTGCCAGCAGTATGGGATTAACTATGAAGTTTGCGGCAAGGTAATTGTCGCTACCGCAAAAAAAGAATTACCCTTATTAGAAAATCTTTATCAAAGAGGATTGGCAAACGGTTTAAATATTTCTAAGTTGCGTGCAGAGGAAGTCAAGGAAATTGAGCCTCATGTTAGTTGTTTGGCTGGCATTAAAGTGCCAACTACCGGAATAGTTGATTATCGGCAAGTTTGTCAAAAATATGCAGAAATAATTCAGTTGCAAGGAGGGGAATTATTGCTCGGTACGAAAGTAGAGAAAATCGTACCAACCGATCGAGGTTTGATATTAGAAACAAATAAAGGTAATTTTGAGAGTAAGTTTACCATTAATTGCGCTGGTTTGTATAGCGATCGCATAACCAAACTCAGCGGCGTAAACCCAGAAGCCAAGATTATCCCATTTCGAGGAGAATACTACGAATTAATTCCAGAAAAACGATATTTAGTAAAAAATCTCATTTATCCAGTTCCCAACCCTGATTTCCCTTTCCTTGGCGTTCACTTCACCAGAATGATTGATGGGAGCGTTCATGCTGGGCCAAATGCCGTCCTCAGCTTTAAAAGAGAGGGTTACAAAAAGACTGATTTCGATTTAAAAGATTTCGCCGAAATTATTACTTATCCAGGGTTATGGAAATTAGCCGCTAAATACTATAGCGAAGGAATACAAGAAATTATTCGCTCTTTTAGTAAAACGATATTCGTCCAAAGTTTACAAAAGCTAATTCCCGAAGTTCAAGCAAATGATTTAATTCCCACTCACGCCGGAGTTCGCGCCCAAGCTTTAAAAGATGATGGTTTATTAGTAGATGATTTTTTAATCGTGAAAGGGCAGAATATCATCAATGTTTGTAATGCACCTTCCCCAGCAGCGACTGCTTCCATTGAAATCGGCAAAGCAATTACTGAACAACTTGATTGTTAG
- the acs gene encoding acetate--CoA ligase, with amino-acid sequence MSQSTIESILQEKRLFHPSGEFSQNAHIKSLEEYQQLYDRAKADPQKFWAELAGGELEWFQKWDTVLDWQPPFAKWFVNGKINISYNCLDRHLTTWRKNKAALIWEGEPGDTRTLTYAQLHREVCQFANVLKQLGVEKGDRVGIYMPMIPEAAIAMLACARIGAPHTVVFGGFSAEALRDRLIDGQAKVVITADGGWRKDAIVPLKEQVDKALSEGVSSVKDVLVVRRTSQQIHMEPGRDHWWHDLQKGVSADCPAEQMDSEDMLFVLYTSGSTGKPKGVVHTTGGYNLYTHMTTKWIFDLKDTDVYWCTADIGWITGHSYVLYGPLSNGATTLMYEGAPRASNPGCFWDVIEKHGVTVFYTAPTAIRAFIKAGEHLPKSRNLSSLRLLGTVGEPINPEAWMWYYRVIGGERCPIVDTWWQTETGGIMVTPLPGAIPTKPGSATRPFPGIITDVVDLDGNPVGDNEGGYLTVKHPWPGMMRTLYGDPDRFRRTYWEHIPPKDGQYFYFAGDGARRDEDGYYWVMGRVDDVINVAGHRLGTMEIESALVSHPAVAEAAVVSKPDELKGEEIVAFITLEGTYQGSEELAKELKKHVVNEIGAIARPGEIRFSDALPKTRSGKIMRRLLRNLASGQEVTGDTSTLEDRGVLDKLREGA; translated from the coding sequence ATGTCTCAATCCACCATTGAATCTATTCTGCAAGAAAAACGCTTATTCCATCCGTCAGGGGAGTTCTCGCAAAATGCTCATATTAAGAGCTTGGAGGAGTATCAGCAACTTTACGATCGGGCCAAAGCTGACCCCCAGAAATTTTGGGCAGAATTGGCGGGAGGAGAGTTAGAGTGGTTCCAAAAGTGGGACACTGTGTTAGATTGGCAACCACCCTTTGCTAAGTGGTTCGTCAATGGCAAAATCAATATTTCCTACAACTGTCTGGATCGACACCTCACTACTTGGCGCAAAAACAAGGCTGCTTTAATTTGGGAAGGAGAACCGGGAGATACGCGCACTCTCACTTACGCGCAATTGCACCGGGAAGTTTGCCAATTTGCTAACGTACTCAAACAGTTAGGGGTGGAAAAAGGCGATCGCGTTGGCATCTATATGCCGATGATACCGGAAGCGGCGATCGCCATGTTAGCTTGTGCCAGAATTGGCGCACCTCACACGGTTGTGTTCGGTGGTTTCAGTGCGGAAGCATTGCGCGATCGCTTAATTGACGGACAAGCTAAAGTGGTAATCACCGCCGATGGTGGTTGGCGCAAAGATGCGATCGTTCCCCTCAAAGAACAAGTAGACAAAGCTTTGTCGGAAGGCGTTTCCAGCGTGAAAGACGTGCTGGTAGTGCGGCGTACTAGTCAGCAAATACACATGGAACCAGGGAGAGATCACTGGTGGCACGATTTGCAAAAAGGAGTTTCTGCCGATTGTCCCGCCGAACAAATGGACAGCGAAGATATGCTGTTCGTTCTTTACACTTCTGGCAGTACCGGCAAACCGAAAGGCGTCGTCCATACCACGGGTGGTTATAACTTATACACCCACATGACCACCAAGTGGATTTTCGATCTGAAAGATACCGATGTATATTGGTGTACCGCTGATATCGGTTGGATTACGGGACATAGCTACGTACTTTATGGGCCATTATCCAACGGCGCAACTACCCTGATGTATGAAGGTGCGCCTCGCGCTTCCAATCCCGGTTGTTTCTGGGATGTAATTGAAAAGCACGGGGTTACGGTTTTTTATACCGCACCTACCGCAATTCGCGCTTTTATCAAAGCTGGCGAACATTTACCCAAATCTCGCAATTTATCCTCATTGCGCTTATTGGGAACCGTTGGCGAACCGATTAACCCCGAAGCTTGGATGTGGTATTACCGAGTGATTGGCGGCGAACGTTGTCCGATCGTCGATACCTGGTGGCAAACCGAAACTGGCGGGATCATGGTGACGCCGCTACCCGGTGCAATTCCCACTAAACCAGGTTCCGCTACTCGTCCTTTCCCCGGTATTATCACTGATGTGGTGGATTTGGATGGTAACCCGGTGGGAGATAACGAAGGCGGTTATCTGACGGTGAAACATCCTTGGCCTGGTATGATGCGGACATTGTACGGAGATCCCGATCGCTTCCGTCGCACTTACTGGGAACACATTCCCCCCAAAGATGGCCAATATTTCTATTTTGCTGGAGATGGTGCCAGACGGGATGAAGATGGCTATTACTGGGTGATGGGTCGGGTAGATGATGTAATAAATGTGGCTGGACACCGCTTAGGTACGATGGAAATCGAATCGGCGTTAGTGTCTCACCCGGCTGTAGCAGAAGCCGCTGTGGTCAGTAAGCCAGATGAGTTGAAAGGGGAAGAAATTGTTGCTTTTATTACTTTGGAAGGTACGTATCAAGGTAGTGAAGAATTAGCCAAAGAATTGAAAAAGCACGTTGTTAATGAAATCGGTGCGATCGCGCGTCCCGGTGAAATTCGCTTTAGCGATGCTTTACCGAAAACTCGTTCCGGTAAAATCATGCGGCGGTTGTTGCGAAATCTTGCTTCTGGACAAGAAGTTACTGGCGATACTTCTACTTTAGAAGATCGGGGAGTTTTGGATAAGTTGAGAGAAGGTGCTTAG
- a CDS encoding Rieske 2Fe-2S domain-containing protein produces MTSEFNFFQHWYPISPIEDLDVNKPTPVTILGMRLVIWKPNSSDTFSVFLDQCPHRLAPLSEGRIDDKTGNLMCSYHGWEFNAEGICTRIPQSESPELVAEKQKYLCATALPTRQEQDLLWVWPDVNSTALAESVPLPLSPQIDASKGFVWSSFVRDLEYDWQTLVENVADPSHVAFAHHGVQGNREKARPIPIKIAESTPNLITATTSMGSITFEPPCRLEYAIKFGETKQAGLITYCIPTTPGKSRIVAHFSRNFAKKLSKLTPRWWDHITNRNAVLDGDMILLQQQEYFLQQKKQKENWQTAYKLPTSADRFVIEFRRWFDKYSAGKLPWDEVGIAVQEKQEISDNRQVVLDRYRQHTQHCQSCRTALSRIKLMQILLLGYVAVSVPSVAVLPDAIRLKFGLPLIVLVLLSLGVYSWLKFWLEPKFYFVDYVHAKR; encoded by the coding sequence ATGACATCCGAATTCAACTTTTTTCAACACTGGTATCCTATTTCACCAATTGAAGACCTCGATGTAAACAAACCAACGCCAGTAACTATTTTAGGAATGCGTTTGGTAATTTGGAAACCCAACTCATCAGATACTTTTAGTGTATTTTTAGACCAATGTCCCCATCGGTTAGCACCGTTGAGCGAAGGACGGATAGATGATAAAACGGGTAATTTGATGTGCAGCTATCACGGTTGGGAATTCAATGCTGAAGGAATTTGTACCCGCATTCCCCAATCAGAAAGTCCAGAATTGGTGGCAGAAAAGCAAAAATATTTGTGTGCGACAGCCCTACCAACTCGTCAGGAACAGGATTTATTATGGGTATGGCCGGATGTTAATTCAACTGCCCTAGCAGAATCAGTTCCGTTACCGTTATCGCCGCAAATAGATGCCAGTAAAGGATTTGTTTGGTCTTCCTTTGTGAGAGATTTGGAGTACGATTGGCAAACGCTAGTAGAGAATGTAGCTGACCCCAGCCACGTAGCTTTTGCTCATCATGGAGTACAGGGAAATCGAGAAAAAGCTAGACCAATTCCCATTAAAATCGCTGAATCTACTCCTAACTTAATTACTGCTACAACTAGCATGGGTTCGATTACTTTTGAACCGCCTTGTCGGTTAGAGTATGCAATTAAATTTGGTGAAACAAAGCAAGCTGGTTTAATTACTTATTGTATACCTACAACTCCTGGTAAATCTAGAATTGTTGCCCATTTTTCGCGTAATTTTGCCAAAAAGTTATCTAAATTAACTCCCCGTTGGTGGGATCATATTACCAATCGCAATGCTGTGTTAGATGGAGATATGATTTTACTCCAACAGCAAGAGTATTTTTTACAACAAAAAAAACAGAAGGAGAACTGGCAAACGGCATATAAACTACCGACAAGTGCCGATCGTTTCGTAATAGAGTTTCGTAGATGGTTCGATAAGTATTCTGCTGGAAAGTTACCTTGGGATGAAGTAGGAATTGCTGTTCAAGAAAAACAAGAAATCTCAGATAATCGTCAGGTTGTGCTTGACCGATATAGGCAGCATACCCAGCACTGCCAAAGCTGCCGCACGGCGCTTTCCAGAATAAAACTTATGCAAATTTTATTGTTAGGGTATGTAGCGGTTAGCGTTCCATCGGTAGCGGTATTGCCGGATGCAATTAGGTTAAAATTTGGGTTGCCTTTGATAGTGCTAGTTTTATTGAGTTTAGGGGTTTATAGTTGGTTGAAGTTTTGGTTGGAACCGAAGTTTTATTTTGTGGATTACGTACACGCGAAAAGGTAA
- a CDS encoding pentapeptide repeat-containing protein, with protein MSEQKFDLASLAAKIEKLEQEQSAFKQHLLKLKRLLDNLIEEFKNRPELQQLESLQREFEELRNSVNGGAGASNVINTSKTEESVSVNPDDELDRINRELERIDRKLREEQIKQSLSNKSQSSLAASTDTKVVNIQPISEEVVANVVSNANLAVDENENISDSTENSEEPVMNVEEFLKRYKEGERDFTGINLAGVDLSGKSLVGINLNGANLQGSNLIETDLNDAWLIEVNFSNANLTKAKLQRTKLLDTNLSKANLTETSFYGANLTGADLSGANLSSARLESTNLTTANLSGSNLTKTYLVGANLTTSTLTSANLSGADLRSANLNGADLYKAKLTQANLSSTNLSGANLSEVSLVGVNFNGANLSGVNLSGVNICGGSFSSSNLSNANLTSTDLRGANLSYANLEKANLKAAKVTGVNLENAKLSGAIMPDGTTHE; from the coding sequence ATGTCCGAGCAAAAATTTGATTTGGCTTCTCTGGCGGCGAAAATTGAAAAGCTGGAACAAGAGCAAAGTGCTTTTAAACAACATTTATTAAAACTGAAACGCTTGTTAGATAATTTAATAGAAGAATTTAAGAATCGCCCTGAATTACAGCAGTTAGAAAGTTTGCAGCGAGAGTTTGAGGAATTGCGAAATAGTGTTAATGGAGGGGCGGGTGCGAGTAATGTTATCAATACATCTAAAACTGAAGAGAGCGTTTCGGTTAATCCTGACGATGAATTGGATAGGATAAATCGGGAACTGGAAAGAATCGATCGCAAATTACGAGAAGAACAAATAAAGCAGTCATTATCTAACAAGAGTCAATCATCTTTAGCAGCTTCTACTGATACGAAAGTTGTGAATATTCAACCTATTAGTGAAGAAGTTGTTGCTAATGTTGTAAGTAACGCTAATTTAGCAGTAGATGAAAATGAGAATATTAGCGATTCGACTGAAAATAGTGAAGAACCAGTAATGAATGTTGAAGAATTTTTGAAGCGTTATAAGGAGGGAGAACGAGACTTTACGGGAATTAATCTGGCTGGAGTGGATTTAAGTGGAAAGTCTCTAGTGGGGATCAATTTAAATGGGGCTAATTTACAAGGGTCTAATTTGATTGAAACAGATTTGAATGACGCATGGTTAATTGAAGTTAATTTTAGTAATGCAAATTTAACTAAAGCAAAGTTACAACGTACAAAACTGCTGGATACAAATCTAAGCAAAGCAAATTTGACAGAGACAAGTTTTTATGGTGCTAACTTAACTGGGGCTGATTTAAGTGGAGCGAATCTTTCTAGTGCTAGGTTAGAAAGCACTAATTTAACTACAGCTAATTTAAGTGGCTCAAACCTAACTAAGACCTATTTAGTTGGGGCTAATTTAACTACATCAACCCTAACCAGTGCTAACTTAAGCGGCGCTGATTTAAGGAGTGCTAATTTAAATGGTGCAGATTTGTATAAAGCTAAACTAACCCAAGCAAATTTAAGCTCTACCAACCTAAGTGGTGCTAACTTATCTGAGGTAAGTTTGGTAGGAGTAAACTTTAATGGAGCAAATTTGAGCGGCGTAAACTTGAGTGGTGTAAATATCTGCGGAGGAAGTTTTTCCTCTAGTAATTTGAGTAATGCAAATTTAACTTCAACAGACCTTCGGGGCGCAAATTTAAGTTATGCGAACTTAGAAAAAGCTAATTTAAAAGCAGCAAAAGTAACTGGCGTCAACCTGGAAAATGCAAAGCTATCTGGTGCTATCATGCCTGATGGTACGACTCACGAATAA
- a CDS encoding PhoD-like phosphatase has translation MSWMPLNHRINHLPMILAGPILRRTDPDGVTVWVALKEASKVTLKVYSTHEGKGEILDREILIGNRFTVQIGKYLHVVAVTAKPSKSDRLQPAQIYAYNIEFDNCELLQALISEPDFPNANISYFNHQLPTFAMPPDDLNNLKIVHGSCRKPHGGGKDALTILDDLILDTADRANDRPQQLFLTGDQIYGDDVADALLWALTDAGDTLLGWQEKLPLKEHLIDSDRYLNPSELKPGQRSDLARDYGGFTAMLINKPEKAKSHLFGLGEYYAMYLFVWSPVLWPQELPKPKDVHPNFQPDKLWEKEAFIVQGFGRDLWRVRRSLANVPTYMICDDHDISDDWYLNREWCNRVISKPLGRRTLQNGLLAYAIFQAWGNTPEKFQKEQLGEALLKNAEKWYLSDGKDIVAWDKLAKYLGIPDLNPQTKLPKFEEDEDHLILERNYVDEIQPIAWYYTIRSFKHEVIVLDTRTWRGYAKGDDKTTEPPMLLSHIAFEKQIKQPLQEQENTDSKVTLIVVPTNLVSLRIIDIVQETDLEKGRVFNSDAGDSWNFHEAAFSMLLAEMFKNRDRVIILSGDIHYSAAVRLSYWCNSHFGESSSSSNTPESSHVLAQLTSSAFKNAELSTQIAHTKAKSLFPEQPQYWAGWNKSPHLIEIQIIQEKVRTLDVQLPEKKPLVRQIGYMLGNHQVAWKIAIKDIQSLPDWRYRIEWIKRQKSQEPNWQKKQIFVNYSHSNNLKDIVSLLWRNRWFQEGEEVIGSGNISLVSFQWPENNDNKAVIQDVYWYPAWKPYSVVYSRYFVSLNLDNPPPPPRVIYP, from the coding sequence ATGTCATGGATGCCCTTAAATCACCGCATTAATCATCTACCAATGATTCTGGCAGGGCCTATTTTACGGCGTACAGATCCAGATGGAGTTACCGTCTGGGTGGCGTTAAAAGAAGCGAGCAAAGTTACTCTGAAAGTTTACTCTACCCATGAAGGTAAAGGTGAAATTCTCGATCGCGAAATACTAATTGGTAATCGTTTTACCGTTCAAATAGGCAAATATCTGCACGTAGTTGCAGTAACCGCCAAACCGAGTAAATCCGATCGTTTACAGCCCGCACAAATTTATGCTTACAATATAGAATTCGACAATTGCGAGCTTTTACAAGCTTTAATTTCTGAACCTGATTTTCCTAATGCTAACATTAGCTATTTCAACCATCAATTACCTACCTTTGCCATGCCGCCAGACGATTTAAATAATTTGAAAATCGTACATGGTTCTTGTCGTAAACCGCATGGTGGTGGAAAAGATGCTTTAACTATATTAGATGATTTGATTTTGGATACTGCCGATCGCGCAAACGATCGACCTCAGCAACTTTTTTTGACCGGAGATCAAATTTACGGCGATGATGTGGCAGATGCGTTGCTTTGGGCGCTGACAGATGCTGGAGACACCCTATTAGGTTGGCAAGAAAAGTTACCGCTTAAAGAACATTTGATAGATAGCGATCGCTATTTGAATCCAAGCGAACTAAAACCGGGACAACGCAGCGATCTAGCCAGAGATTACGGCGGTTTCACTGCTATGTTAATTAATAAACCTGAAAAAGCTAAAAGCCATTTGTTTGGTTTAGGTGAATATTATGCTATGTATTTGTTTGTCTGGTCACCCGTTCTTTGGCCACAAGAACTACCCAAACCCAAAGATGTTCATCCTAATTTTCAGCCGGATAAATTATGGGAAAAGGAAGCGTTTATCGTGCAAGGCTTTGGGCGTGATTTGTGGAGGGTCAGGCGTTCTTTAGCGAACGTTCCTACTTACATGATTTGTGACGATCATGATATCAGCGATGATTGGTATCTCAATCGAGAGTGGTGTAATCGAGTGATATCTAAACCGCTTGGTAGGCGAACTTTGCAAAATGGTTTATTAGCTTATGCTATATTCCAAGCTTGGGGAAATACTCCCGAAAAATTTCAAAAAGAGCAATTGGGAGAAGCATTATTAAAGAATGCAGAAAAATGGTATTTATCAGATGGCAAGGATATCGTTGCTTGGGACAAATTAGCCAAGTATTTAGGTATACCAGATTTAAATCCTCAAACAAAATTACCTAAATTTGAAGAAGATGAAGATCATTTAATTTTAGAGCGAAATTACGTAGATGAAATTCAACCGATAGCTTGGTATTATACAATTAGAAGTTTTAAACATGAAGTAATCGTTCTGGATACGCGCACTTGGCGAGGCTATGCCAAAGGTGACGATAAAACCACCGAACCGCCAATGTTATTAAGTCATATTGCTTTTGAAAAACAAATCAAGCAACCTTTGCAAGAACAAGAAAATACGGATAGCAAAGTAACTTTAATTGTCGTACCAACTAATTTAGTTAGTTTGCGGATTATTGATATAGTTCAAGAAACAGATTTAGAGAAAGGAAGAGTTTTTAATAGCGATGCGGGGGACTCGTGGAATTTTCACGAAGCAGCTTTTTCTATGCTGTTAGCGGAAATGTTTAAAAATCGCGATCGCGTAATCATCCTTTCCGGCGATATCCACTACAGCGCAGCCGTTCGCCTCAGTTATTGGTGTAACTCTCATTTTGGCGAATCAAGTAGTAGTAGCAATACCCCCGAATCATCCCATGTCCTCGCCCAGCTAACTTCCAGTGCTTTCAAAAATGCCGAACTTTCCACCCAAATCGCCCACACAAAAGCTAAATCTCTTTTCCCAGAACAGCCCCAATATTGGGCAGGATGGAACAAATCACCGCACTTAATAGAAATTCAAATCATCCAAGAAAAAGTACGTACCTTAGACGTACAACTACCAGAAAAAAAACCACTCGTTCGCCAAATTGGTTATATGCTTGGTAATCATCAAGTAGCTTGGAAAATTGCCATCAAAGATATTCAATCTTTACCTGATTGGCGTTACCGCATTGAATGGATAAAACGGCAAAAATCTCAAGAACCAAATTGGCAAAAAAAGCAGATATTTGTTAACTATTCTCATTCAAATAACTTAAAAGATATTGTTTCCTTACTTTGGCGCAATCGCTGGTTTCAAGAAGGAGAAGAAGTAATCGGTTCCGGCAATATCTCATTAGTTAGCTTTCAATGGCCAGAAAATAATGATAATAAAGCAGTAATTCAAGATGTTTATTGGTATCCCGCGTGGAAACCTTATTCTGTTGTTTATAGCAGATATTTTGTATCCTTAAATTTAGATAACCCACCACCACCCCCAAGAGTAATTTATCCATAA